Genomic DNA from Trichoderma asperellum chromosome 5, complete sequence:
TCCAAGTGTTAAGAACTTCCGTGGTATACACGTAAAGCCAAATGTAAGTAAAAAGATATCCCAAGATTTTGAAGTCAATGAAGTTCTATATGCGTTTCCGAAATTGGTGCTAACATACGGTTCTAAAATAACAGACTATGGTGCTTGTGGACACATACGCTATCAACGTTCGCAATCCATTCTGGGGCCCCAACAGTGAAGAATATGACCCGAGTCGATTCAAGAACGTCAAATCCACAGATGTAAGTTTTCATGTATTCGATATAGGTAGTAACATGCATTAACAAACGCTTTTCTTAATCAGTTACGGTACAACCTCTTCGTTTTTGGATTCGGTTACAGAAAATGCTTAGGGCAGTACTTGGCAGGACACATGGTGAAAGCTATCCTTGTACACCTGTTCTCTCAGTACGAAGCCGTTATCATCGatggaaggaaaggaaaatcCGATTACGATATTGATAAAACCACCTGGGTTCCCGTCGCGGATGTTACCGTCGAGCTAACTAAGCTGCAGTAATGGAATTGAGGGTTTAAATATAGTGGCGAATCACTAGCTTATACAGATCAGAAATAGTTTCTTCATATAATTTCTCAGTGTATTATAGAGCATTGCTGGAGGACGACTATCTGAATTATAATATGTAACTTCCTACCTTGAATTTTGCATATTTGGCCGCCGCCTAAACATCATACTACAGCAGCTTCAAACACTAATAGTAAACAGAACCATATGCACAGCCGCCACTGCCTCATATtgtaaaataactaatatatattactaaatagaAATTCCACTGAaaggttaatattattaacaaTAATAATGCATTCCACAGATTGTTGGCCTTATTAATACCTATATTCTCTCTACTGCTTTTTACTAGAGGAAGTACACACAGGGTTCGGCTTTTTTAAGACTACCCCAGTAGCGGAAATAAGCAAACTCGCCGATGAAGGCCAGGGTTTCATCCTACAAACAAAGAATATGCTATACTCTCTTCggttagtattttaaattgaCGGTTAATTTTCGATTCCCTCCGATACAACGAATGTTTGTCTAATGCTTACCGAGTACTCCAAATAATATGCTTAGAGTTAGTGTATTTCTAAAGCTCTTGGCAGGCTCGTTTGTCTTTAAAGGCGTATTTATCAAAGTACTTGAGCCTTGCTCTTAATTCATGTTATAAACAGTTCACGATAGATGAATGTTGAAAGATAAAACTACAATATTCCTAATTTCCATAACCACTATCAAAATTGTTGTCACGATTGCAACGATGCGTTTCCCTCCCCCGCCACGAAGTGATATAGGTTAGCTTACTGCTTGCATCAATTCTTAAGTTGAAGATAGCACGAACTGACACTGATGAAGTTTGGAATGGGCTCGCCGCGCTGACAACTGTCAATGGGCATGTCCAATGCACCTGGACCCATGAGACAGGCACATGGTCAGAGCCAAAATTTATTCCAGATCCATACCTTCGTGTTCATGGATTAGCACCTGTTTTCAACTATGGTCCGTTAGCAATATCGACTATATGCGTGTAAAAGAATGGGATGAACTAACAAGGCGGTATTTAGGCCAAGAGGCTTACGAAGGACTTAAGGGTAACGTGCCTCTCACCCCTAACGCAGTTGACATTATAATTCAGAAGTATTTGGGATACGGTTGATACTAATATGTTGAACTTATCAAGCTTTTCGCACTCCTGACGACAAGGAGATCAACATCGTAAGACCTAATTTTCATGCTATCCGAATGCAGCACTCCGCTTCATTGGTCTCTATCCCAGCGGTTCCTGAGGACCTTTTCATGCGCTCTGTGCACCTCGCAGTAGCAAAGAACGCAGAATTCGTACCGCCAAATGGTGTCGATGGAATGTTGTATATCCGGCCTATTGTTTTCGGTTCCGGGCCTCGTATCTTGCTCAGCCCGACTGATGAATACACTTTCTGTGTCTACGTTACCCCCGCGGCTGCTTATCATGGTATTCAACCACTTGATGCTTTGATATTGGAAGATTTTGACCGAGCTGCTCCTCGAGGTACTGGCTCAGGTAAGGTTGGGGGCAATTACGCTCCGGTGATGAAGTGGGCCGACAAAGCCAAGAGTCAAGGTTATGCCCTCACACTGCATCTTGATAGCCAAACAAGAAGCGAGATTGATGAATTTTCGACGTCAGGCTTTATTGGCGTCAAGACAGAGGGTGAGAAAATCGTTATTGTGGTACCCAATAGCGCAAGTGCTATCAGCAGCGCCACATGTGATAGCATTCAACAGCTGGCCCTGTCGTTTGATTGGCAAGTAGAGCGTCGGCCTGTAAGTTTCCTCTACtcagctattaaaaaaaaaaaaaaaaaaggtgcagtgtactaaaatattttttgcTCATGCAGGTCAAATATGAGGAACTATCTGAATTTTCAGAGGTCTTAGCTTGCGGAACTGCTGTAACCGTGGTTCCTGTCAAGTCTATTACTAGGGAAACTACAAATGTGAAGTTTGTCTATCAGAATGGAGTTGCAGAACCTGGACCCGTAGCATCCAAGATCGCCAAGGCTGTGGAAGACATTCAAAAAGGCAGGATCGAAGATAAATTCAACTGGCTCACAAGAGTCACTGCTGTGTAAATAATGTAGTCCGAACGAGTGGTACAGttgtattattaaagagaaaagggggacatatggaaataaaaatttaagtcACATGTCTCATTAAGAAGCCGCGAGTtcaaaattaaaatttttttaaatttaaagaataatcaAAGCATTTATAAGATTATCATCTATGTAACACTCAAGGGTATCGTAAGCTAGGTCACTCTCCAGCCCACCAAAGAGACACGGAGTCAAGCCATATTAAGGAACTATTTGATCAACTCGTGGAGGCGTTGTAGGAAGAACGAGGCCATTGTCATATCTAAGGGCAGTTTTCTAGAGGAGAACATGTGTTGTGTTTTTTCTCTATCTACTGTCAACTATTTCGGCTTTTGTTAATAGGGCCATTATACTGGCAGCCTTGTGCAAGTTGGAACTTACATCATCTAGCACGGCCGAGCCGTAAACTGtcaaaaattatatatataacagtCACAAGTTAACATGCTTGACACAGAATTGAATAGTGTTTGAAGCTTTTAAGATGAGGTATTTCCAggtaagttaatataatataatcaCAATCTTAACTCTGTTAATGTCATCGACCAAAGACTAATCTACCTACCTAAGCCAGAGATACTCAATAACATTAACGTTACTCATGCTCCTACTAGATGAGCGGTCCATTACAAAAGTATTTTCAACAGTAGCCAAAAGTGAAAGAGTTTTGATGATGGAATGCATTGATGACATTCACATCATTGCCATATCCCATTGCCAAATTGCTCCTGATAATCTAAATTATGCTCTTTTAGGATGATCGAGGCTTGAAGCACACGACCGGGCCGTCTTTTCTGGCCGACACATGGTCTCTGAATTTGTACTCAACCGGCTTAATGTCCTTCAGCTCCCATCCTGGTTCATTATCCGCCCTTCGGAGATCAAACTCCCAGAGCAACCGGGCAAATGTGAGCATAATCTGTGCCAGCGCAAGAGGCTTCCCGACGCAGCTTCTAGATCCAATAGAGAAGGGCATATATGGCTGTCTTGCGCTATCTGCTCGGGCAGTTCCATCTTCGTTGACGGGTCGAAACCACCTTTCAGGATCAAATTTGAGAGGATCTTTGTAATAGCTCTCGTGGTGGTGAATGCTGTAAATGCCAACAGCAACGTCAGTTCCCTCTGGCACATAAGTTCCGTCAATCAAGGCACCTCCACGCTCAACTTCTCGCCAAAGAGCAGCACCACCGGGAGGCGACATTCGAAGAGTTTCATCGATAACAGCACGCAAGTAAGCACAAGAATTGAGTTTGGGTCCAAAAACAATTTCGTCCAGGGACGAGAATGTTGTGCGAAcctcttctgctgccttACGATAGGTACTTGATGATCCTGTTAGATAATGCGCTACTCCAGCCATGCTTGCCGATGTTGTGTCAGATCCTAAAAGGAATTTCAACATTAGATGCTTTGTTTATGACATTTA
This window encodes:
- a CDS encoding putative secondary metabolism biosynthetic enzyme (antiSMASH:Cluster_5.3), whose translation is MRFPPPPRSDIVWNGLAALTTVNGHVQCTWTHETGTWSEPKFIPDPYLRVHGLAPVFNYGQEAYEGLKAFRTPDDKEINIVRPNFHAIRMQHSASLVSIPAVPEDLFMRSVHLAVAKNAEFVPPNGVDGMLYIRPIVFGSGPRILLSPTDEYTFCVYVTPAAAYHGIQPLDALILEDFDRAAPRGTGSGKVGGNYAPVMKWADKAKSQGYALTLHLDSQTRSEIDEFSTSGFIGVKTEGEKIVIVVPNSASAISSATCDSIQQLALSFDWQVERRPVKYEELSEFSEVLACGTAVTVVPVKSITRETTNVKFVYQNGVAEPGPVASKIAKAVEDIQKGRIEDKFNWLTRVTAV